From the genome of Nodosilinea sp. PGN35, one region includes:
- a CDS encoding metallothionein: MTTVTQMKCACDSCLCIVDTSQAVEKEGHYFCSEACANGHPEGSAGCGHPGCGCNS, encoded by the coding sequence ATGACCACCGTTACCCAGATGAAATGCGCCTGCGATTCGTGCCTCTGCATTGTTGACACCAGCCAGGCCGTAGAGAAAGAGGGCCACTATTTTTGTAGCGAAGCCTGCGCCAACGGCCACCCCGAGGGGTCTGCGGGCTGCGGCCACCCCGGCTGCGGCTGCAACAGCTAG
- a CDS encoding helix-turn-helix transcriptional regulator, whose amino-acid sequence MAEFFGVLGDPNRWRILSALALGEMRVGELAAAVAMSESAVSHQLRILRATRLVSYRKQGRNVLYCLKDDHIFNLYREASEHLDEPVED is encoded by the coding sequence ATGGCCGAGTTTTTTGGCGTGCTGGGCGACCCCAACCGCTGGCGCATTCTCTCGGCCCTGGCCCTGGGCGAAATGCGGGTGGGGGAACTGGCCGCCGCCGTGGCTATGAGCGAGTCGGCGGTGTCGCACCAGCTGCGGATCTTGCGGGCGACGCGCCTGGTCAGCTACCGCAAGCAGGGCCGCAACGTGCTCTACTGCCTCAAGGACGATCACATCTTTAATCTCTATCGGGAAGCGTCGGAGCATTTGGATGAGCCGGTGGAGGATTAG